The Rhododendron vialii isolate Sample 1 chromosome 6a, ASM3025357v1 genome includes a window with the following:
- the LOC131329280 gene encoding uncharacterized protein LOC131329280, giving the protein MENRRKNTSNSQTRCKRHPKHQQSPGVCSICLGERLSQISTSSSSSRRAVEPYCSSSSSLSSLSSSSHCSSSELSPVHHRVRSGAGVKWSKNNYMVMFGKSRSMAFVGEGIKNKSSSTGFWSKLLRPRSHKKNHVDGGFVGGFGHSRTMRERMFATSTRVY; this is encoded by the coding sequence atgGAAAACAGGAGAAAGAACACTAGCAACAGCCAAACACGGTGCAAGAGGCACCCCAAGCACCAGCAGTCACCTGGGGTGTGCTCGATATGCCTGGGAGAGAGACTCTCTCAGatttcaacttcttcttcttcttcacgcAGAGCCGTGGAGCCTTACtgctcatcttcttcttctttgtcttctCTATCTTCTTCCTCTCATTGCTCGTCGTCGGAGTTGTCTCCGGTCCACCACCGGGTTCGGTCAGGTGCAGGGGTGAAATGGTCAAAGAATAATTATATGGTCATGTTTGGGAAGAGCCGGTCCATGGCTTTTGTGGGAGAGGGAATTAAGAACAAGAGTAGTAGTACTGGGTTTTGGTCCAAGTTGCTTCGTCCGAGAAGTCACAAGAAGAATCATGTGGATGGGGGGTTTGTGGGTGGTTTTGGGCATTCCAGGACTATGAGAGAGAGGATGTTTGCTACAAGTACAAGGGTGTATTGA